TTCCAAACTTATGCTCCTTCAACACCCGATTGATAATGCGGTTTTTGCCAAATAGGGTGGTGCCAGCTTTGACAAAAGCAAAAATATCTTCTAGACCATTGTTGTGTAAAAATGATAGTACGTTATCTTTGGAGTTGGAAGTGACAATGCCCAAAACGTAGCCCTTTTGGTTGAGCAGAGTTAATACTTCTTTAATGTCGCCATAGGGTTTGAGGTCTTTGATTTCTTTGCCCAATTCTTTTTTGAAGCGCTTGAGAATAAAAGGAATTTTAAACGGAGAAATTTGGGAATATTTGATAATTTCGGCGGAGCTTAGTTTTTTTAGGCGGGCCAACTCTGTTTTATCCACCGCTGGGTAGCCAAACTCGTCTGCCAAGCGATTGACGATGGCAAAAAAAGCATCGTGGGTATCGGCAATGGTGCCGTCAAAATCGAACAATACAGCTTTAATGGCCATGGTGAGGAGGATGGGCCAAATAGTTGGTCAGTCCTTCATTGTAGATTAGCCTGGGCGTTCCGCCGTAACATAGCTGGTTTTATTCGCCTCAAGGCCGAAGCGGTGAACTGTTGCTGCCAATCAGCTTCGGTGATATTGGCTAAAGTTTCTAACTCTGGGTTGAGATTGCCCTCGTAGGGATCAAAATCCGCCACATCGGTGGGTTGGGCAAAACGCTGATTCCAGGGGCACACATCTTGGCAAATGTCGCACCCTGCCACCCAACCTTGCAAATTGTCGGCGATCGCCGTTGGTAGGATTTCTGCCCGATTTTCAATGGTGTGGTAAGCAATGCATTTATTGCTGTCCACCACGAAGGGTTCCACAATGGCCTGGGTGGGACAGGCTTCTAGGCAACGGGTGCAGGTGCCACAATGTTGGCTATGGGGGCGATCGCCTTGGAGAGTGATATTAGTGACAATTTCCCCTAAAAATAACCAACTGCCGTAATCCCGACTGATCAAATTACCGTTTTTTCCTACCCAACCAAGACCGGCCCGTTCCGCCCAAGCTTTTTCCTGGATGGGGCCCGTATCTACGTAATAACGGCTCTGTAAATCTGGCACCTGTTGTTCGAGCCAGAGATTAAGGGCTTTTAGCTTTTTAGTTAACACCCGATGGTAATCCCTTCCCCAGGCATAGCGGGAAATTTTGCCATGGGCGGGGTCTCCACTGCGCTGGTGGGGAGTGTAATAATTCAAACCCACCGCAATTACTGACCGGGCTGAGGGTAAAAGCTCCCGAATATTTTGCCGTTTGGGATTAGCCATCCAAGCCATATCGGCGTTATAGCCCAGGGCAATCCAACTCTGTAATCTTTGGGCAGCTTCATCATTCTCCGTTTCCGACACTGGCGCAATGCCCACCCGATGGAAACTGATCGCCAACGCTTGGGCTTTAATACGTTCTTCTAGGGATGCTTGGGACAAGGGCGCAGGAAAAATAAAATTTGAGAGCTACAATTTCCCAGGGTTAACCGGTGACTGACTTAAGCTAACCTTTGACCACCTACTTTTTACTTAACCTTCCGTCAAAGGAGCCATGGCCCGCATCAAACTAGCCATTTCCAATGCATTCATGGCGTAGCCCCAGCCGTGGTTACTCTTAATCCCCGCCCTTTCTAGGGCCTGTTGCATGGTATCCGTGGTTAAAATGCCAAAAATTACCGGTACCCCAGTCTGGCTGGCGATCGCCGCAATGCCCTTGGCCGCTTCTCCGGCCACAAAATCAAAATGGGGGGTTTGTCCCCGAATCACCGCCCCTAGGCAGATAATGGCATCATACTGCCCCGACACTGCCAACTTACGGGTTACCAATGGCACCTCAAAGCTACCGGGAACCCAAATATAGTCCACCTGGGTACCGGCGGGGTCCACATCAATGCCATGACGTTTGAGGCAATCTTGGCAACCAGAAAGTAGCTTTTCCGTTACTAAATCATTGAAACGGGCAATTACAAGGGCAAAACGAAATGGCCGGGCCGGAGGAGTAAACGACCCTTCATAAACTGTCATGGTGTAGTTCCCTAGATCGGGTTAGCGGTAGATCAGAGTTTTTCGGGGCTATCCCCCACAGCCCAGGCCATGGGGAAATTACCGGGATAGGGCGATCGCCTCCCCTAGACGACCAGGAAGTTCAACAGGGCCACCACAATTACCAAAATGGCCCAAATGCCGGAACCTAAATACAGCAAAGGCTTAGAACGGTCCCAGTTCTGGGGAGAAGCATAGGCTACGGGCACCCCCACCACCATCACGAAGGAAAAAAGCACCAGGGCCGCCAACGCAATCTGAAAAACAATGGACATTTTAGAGTTTCTCCTTATAAATTGAGCAAGACTGTCCCCGGCTGAAATCCTCGACAGTCGCTGATATGGGCAAATATTATCGTTGAATCTTTCCCTAAGTAAGCTACCAAAATATGTGCCCTGAGGGAAGCACATAGCCGGATTACCCAGAGGCGATCGCCTAGCTCTGTGGGTGGGAAATTTTTCCCCGGTCAATGAAACCAGGGTAATTAAGGACTCACCCCGAAGGAGACGAGTTGACCTAAGCAGAACCGGTTCATATCTAGGTTTTAGGATGGGCAGCGAGAGACTCGAACTCTCACGACCGAAGTCGCCACATTTTGAGTGTGGTGCGTCTACCAATTCCGCCAGCCGCCCTTGTTTTCTTCGGTGTTCAGATTATACGCATTTTTGCGGCCCTTGAGCAAGTTTTGATAGGTTTGGGAATCACTCCAACGATCAATTTCCCTGGCCCGGAGTACCGGCACCGGATGGGTCAGGTTTTGGGTCTGCATATTCCTCAGCATTGCCCCCATTTCATCTTCCCCCAGGCGATCGTATTCCCGGGCTTGGTCAATGAAAGCATCCAAGTTTAGTAAAGGAGCCAATTGGGGAGAACCACCGGCCAACTTCATCAGCACCGACATCACCACTTTCGGGTCTTGCACCGCCAACAGGGCTGCCCGGTCACAGCTAAATTCAGCACAGCGCACCCACTCCAACATCTGGGACTGGAGGGATTGGGTCAACACTGCTCCCCAGTTGGGAATTAGCCCCGCTGCTAAGACCATAATGTTAGCCAGGGTTAAATACACCCCATGTTCACATTTGAGGTGTCCCAACTCATGGGCCATCACCGCTTGAATTTCCGCCGGAGTCAACATATCCACCAGGGAAGTGTGCATCACCATGAAAGGCTTTTTACCTCGCATGGCAAAAGTGTAGGCATTGGGTTGGGGATTTTGTTGAATGTAGAGTTCCGGCGCTTCCAGGTCGAGAATTTTGCAAGCATCCAAAAGCAGTTGATGAAGATGGGGTAATTGTTTTTCTCCCACCCGGACACTGGCCGCCAAATTATTGAGGGCAAAAAACTGTTCTGCCACGGAGCCCAACAGTCCCCGCACCATCAGGTCTAGGCCGGGAATTTGCTTCAAGTTGGTGGTGGCCATTTGGTCCAAAGGATGGCGGAAATGGTCTGCCTTTAATCCCACCAGGGGAATGGAGTTGCTCATGAATTCTGACATTTTTAAAATTCGGCCTAACTTCACTGTTCAAATTCTATTGTTTTCTGAGCGGGAGGGCATTGTGGCAGCAACTATTAACCAGGGCCCCCGGGCAACATCAAAGGGCGGGTTTGAGCAACTCACCCAATCTCTAAATTTTGGGAAAAGTTAGAGAAAACTCTCCCTTTGTCTTGAAATTTAGGAGACAAACTAAGAATTTTGCAAACAAAGCCCAAGCGCCATTTCACCCGGCGATCGCCTGAGGCTAAAGTCGGCCCGAAGACGGCGCTCAAAATTGTCCATCCCGGTGGTGGTCTTGCCCCCTTTGTCCAACGCGTACTGTATAATTGAGAGTCTGTATCCTGGCTTGTACGGTAAGTAACAGGAGGCACGCATATTCACTAAACGGAGACTAAGGGATTAGGACTTAAAACTTACATGGTCAGTCAAACTTCTACAGCAACTATTGGATTCACTCTCGAGGACTTTGCCGCCCTTCTTGACAAGTACGATTATCACTTTAGTCCTGGGGACATTGTCGCTGGGACCGTTTTTAGCATGGAGTCCCGGGGGGCTCTGATTGACATTGGGGCGAAAACCGCCGCCTACATTCCCATTCAGGAAATGTCGATCAACCGTGTGGATGACCCTGAAGAGGTGCTCCAGCCCAATGAAACCCGGGAATTTTTCATTCTGACCGATGAAAACGAAGATGGTCAGCTCACCCTCTCCATCCGCCGGATTGAATATATGCGGGCTTGGGAACGGGTCAGACAACTCCAGGCAGAAGATGCCACGGTGCGCTCCAATGTTTTTGCCACAAACCGTGGTGGTGCCTTAGTCAGAATTGAAGGACTGCGGGGCTTTATTCCCGGCTCCCACATCAGCGCTCGGGAAGCGAAAGAGGATCTAGTAGGGGAAGATCTGCCCCTGAAGTTTTTGGAAGTGGACGAAGAGCGTAATCGCCTCGTGCTCAGCCACCGTCGGGCTCTGGTAGAGCGGAAGATGAACGGTTTAGAAGTGGCCCAGGTAGTGGTGGGTTCCGTCCGGGGCATCAAACCCTACGGTGCTTTCATCGATATCGGCGGTGTCAGCGGTCTGTTGCACATTTCTGAGATTTCCCACGACCACATTGATACTCCCCACAGCGTCTTCAATGTCAATGATGAAATCAAGGTGATGATTATTGACCTGGATGCGGAACGGGGTCGTATTTCCCTTTCCACCAAGCAATTGGAGCCAGAACCCGGTGCCATGCTAAAAGACCGGGATTTAGTCAACGAAATGGCGGACGAAATGGCGGAAATTTTCCGGCAAAAACGTTTAGCGGAAGCCCAGGGCATTCCCTATGAGCCCCCCACTTCCGTTGATGACACCGATGATGAGGAAGATGAGTCCCTGGCTGTCAGCGCTGTGGATGAATAATAAACAATTGGCTGCCTAATGCTTGCACAGTTAGGCTGGGCCTGAATCTATAGATCCAATCAGATCAATCCCAATAGTGATCGCCAAATTCCCTGGGTTTTAAGCTGCTCAGGGTTTTTTCTTGCCATTTTGAAAACCATCAGCAATTACCACTGAAGAATCTACAGAGGTTGAGGCTTTGTTTTTATAGTCATTTCAATTAACGATGAGAGA
The genomic region above belongs to Synechocystis sp. PCC 6803 substr. PCC-P and contains:
- a CDS encoding HAD-IA family hydrolase — protein: MAIKAVLFDFDGTIADTHDAFFAIVNRLADEFGYPAVDKTELARLKKLSSAEIIKYSQISPFKIPFILKRFKKELGKEIKDLKPYGDIKEVLTLLNQKGYVLGIVTSNSKDNVLSFLHNNGLEDIFAFVKAGTTLFGKNRIINRVLKEHKFGTDEVIYVGDETRDISAAKKSRLTMVSVAWGFSPPAILQEYEPDFLVHQPKELLTAIASLDNHRWYPLKS
- the queG gene encoding tRNA epoxyqueuosine(34) reductase QueG: MGIAPVSETENDEAAQRLQSWIALGYNADMAWMANPKRQNIRELLPSARSVIAVGLNYYTPHQRSGDPAHGKISRYAWGRDYHRVLTKKLKALNLWLEQQVPDLQSRYYVDTGPIQEKAWAERAGLGWVGKNGNLISRDYGSWLFLGEIVTNITLQGDRPHSQHCGTCTRCLEACPTQAIVEPFVVDSNKCIAYHTIENRAEILPTAIADNLQGWVAGCDICQDVCPWNQRFAQPTDVADFDPYEGNLNPELETLANITEADWQQQFTASALRRIKPAMLRRNAQANLQ
- the ribH gene encoding 6,7-dimethyl-8-ribityllumazine synthase; the encoded protein is MTVYEGSFTPPARPFRFALVIARFNDLVTEKLLSGCQDCLKRHGIDVDPAGTQVDYIWVPGSFEVPLVTRKLAVSGQYDAIICLGAVIRGQTPHFDFVAGEAAKGIAAIASQTGVPVIFGILTTDTMQQALERAGIKSNHGWGYAMNALEMASLMRAMAPLTEG
- the psbZ gene encoding photosystem II reaction center protein PsbZ, with the translated sequence MSIVFQIALAALVLFSFVMVVGVPVAYASPQNWDRSKPLLYLGSGIWAILVIVVALLNFLVV
- a CDS encoding M48 family metallopeptidase; the encoded protein is MKLGRILKMSEFMSNSIPLVGLKADHFRHPLDQMATTNLKQIPGLDLMVRGLLGSVAEQFFALNNLAASVRVGEKQLPHLHQLLLDACKILDLEAPELYIQQNPQPNAYTFAMRGKKPFMVMHTSLVDMLTPAEIQAVMAHELGHLKCEHGVYLTLANIMVLAAGLIPNWGAVLTQSLQSQMLEWVRCAEFSCDRAALLAVQDPKVVMSVLMKLAGGSPQLAPLLNLDAFIDQAREYDRLGEDEMGAMLRNMQTQNLTHPVPVLRAREIDRWSDSQTYQNLLKGRKNAYNLNTEENKGGWRNW
- a CDS encoding S1 RNA-binding domain-containing protein — translated: MVSQTSTATIGFTLEDFAALLDKYDYHFSPGDIVAGTVFSMESRGALIDIGAKTAAYIPIQEMSINRVDDPEEVLQPNETREFFILTDENEDGQLTLSIRRIEYMRAWERVRQLQAEDATVRSNVFATNRGGALVRIEGLRGFIPGSHISAREAKEDLVGEDLPLKFLEVDEERNRLVLSHRRALVERKMNGLEVAQVVVGSVRGIKPYGAFIDIGGVSGLLHISEISHDHIDTPHSVFNVNDEIKVMIIDLDAERGRISLSTKQLEPEPGAMLKDRDLVNEMADEMAEIFRQKRLAEAQGIPYEPPTSVDDTDDEEDESLAVSAVDE